Proteins encoded together in one Ictidomys tridecemlineatus isolate mIctTri1 chromosome 3, mIctTri1.hap1, whole genome shotgun sequence window:
- the Igfbp4 gene encoding insulin-like growth factor-binding protein 4, whose amino-acid sequence MLPLCLVAALLLAAGPGPSLGDEAIHCPPCSEEKLARCRPPVGCEELVREPGCGCCATCALGLGMPCGVYTPRCGSGLRCYPPRGVEKPLHTLMHGQGVCMELAEIEAIQESLQPSDKDEGDHPNNSFSPCSAHDRRCLQKHFAKMRDRSTSGGKMKVIGTPREEVRPVPQGSCQSELHRALERLAASQSRTHEDLFIIPIPNCDRNGNFHPKQCHPALDGQRGKCWCVDRKTGVKLPGGLEPKGELDCHQLADSFRE is encoded by the exons ATGCTGCCCCTCTGCCTCGTGGCCGCCCTACTGCTGGCCGCAGGGCCCGGGCCGAGCCTGGGCGACGAAGCCATCCACTGCCCGCCCTGCTCCGAGGAGAAGCTGGCGCGCTGCCGCCCCCCCGTGGGCTGTGAGGAGCTGGTGCGGGAGCCCGGCTGCGGCTGTTGCGCCACTTGCGCCCTGGGCTTAGGGATGCCCTGTGGGGTGTATACTCCCCGCTGCGGCTCGGGCCTGCGCTGCTACCCACCCCGTGGGGTAGAGAAGCCCCTGCACACGCTGATGCACGGGCAAGGCGTGTGCATGGAGCTGGCGGAGATCGAGGCCATCCAGGAAAGCCTTCAGCCCTCTG ACAAAGATGAAGGTGACCATCCTAACAACAGCTTCAGCCCTTGCAGCGCTCATGACCGCAGGTGCCTGCAAAAGCACTTCGCCAAAATGCGGGACCGGAGCACCAGTGGGGGCAAGATGAAAGTCATCGGGACACCTCGGGAGGAAGTCCGGCCTGTG ccccagggctccTGCCAGAGCGAGCTGCACCGGGCCCTGGAGCGCCTGGCTGCCTCACAGAGTCGCACCCACGAGGACCTCTTCATCATCCCCATCCCCAACTGTGACCGCAATGGCAACTTCCACCCCAAGCAG TGTCACCCAGCTCTGGATGGGCAGCGCGGCAAGTGCTGGTGTGTGGACCGGAAGACAGGCGTGAAGCTTCCAGGAGGCCTGGAGCCCAAAGGGGAGCTGGACTGCCACCAACTGGCTGACAGCTTCCGAGAGTGA